CATCGGGCCGTAAATAGTAATCAGGGCACAGTCCTCATCGACGATAATCTCTTTTGAACCGAATTTTTCTTTCACCTTATCGAGTATTTTATAGGTGGTTTTAAAATCCGACTCGGCAACGGCGAATGATATATCAGTATGTCCCTTACTGCTGATCCCCGTTGAAATCAATTCAACATTCAAACCATGCTGCCCTAATATACTGAACAGCTCTGCAGCCACGCCGGGACGATCAGTCACCCCGCACACCGTTATCTTCGCGAGGTGGATGTTATAATCCACCCCTTCAATCAATCTTTCGAGTTCATTCTTTTTTGACTTCATCTTTCAACGTGCAATAATAAACTTCTCGATAACCTCATCCTGGGAACCGTTACCCCGCACAAAAGCCTTCACCAGATACACACCGTTGCTTATTTCATCACTGTACTCATCAAGAACATTCCAGTAAATCTGATTATATCCGGCGCTGCAGGGTACGTCTCTTATCGTCTTTATCAAACGGCCCGCGACAGTAAAAATTTTAATCGTTACAACCCCGGAGGAATGAAGATCGAAAGTAAACCAGAGACCTCCCTCACCCTGTAAAGGATTGGGATAAACAAGAAAATTATCGATCTTTATCCGTTCGTAAATCTCGGCGTTGAGAACAATCTTTTCCACTGTCTGATTATAATAATTATCACTCACATTGACCGTCAGGGTATCCACACTCTCGGGTAAAATGACGTCGAGGGTGAACTCACCGGCGGTGAAAGAGTTTCTGTCGTAAATAAAATAATCCCGTAAATCCGTTTTTTCGGTCTCGTCGTTGATATACAGATAAAATCCCCTGGAACTCTCCACTGAATTAAGAAGATTGATACCGCTCTCATCAGAAACCCTGCCTGTCAGGGTGAATTCCTGGTCAACCCAATCGCCATCCTTCAGCCTTCTGGCGCCGTCATAGAAAACAACCTCGGGCCCGACTTCATCAGCCGAAGGAGACGCCGTACCAAAAACTCTGATCGAATCGAGGACCCCGCTTTTCCGGGCAATAAAATTACTCAGTTTAATGACCGGCAGGTGGGTGGTAACGATCTTGGGAGCGAAGATAACCGCGGTATCCTGACTCCAGAAACCTTCATATATCTTCTTACCGTTGATTTTATAATCGAACCCGACAAAAGAAGGAGGGTCGTCTCCTATCTGAACCAGTCTATACACATGGCCGCTTATCCTATCCGCTGTCGAGGGATCAAATTTTTCAATATGTGTGGTGTCGCGGACAAAAGCCTTTAAATAGTATCTCTCCTCATCGCAGGTAATCTTCAGTTTCTCCATCGGCCTAACGGAATCAGGATACGCCTGGATGCCGGTCGCATTATTCACTCTCCTCATCTTGGTCGCCGGATCACCCAATAGAACATATTCACCGTATTCGGTTATTCGAAAACACTCACCCATAGTGAGGTCGGTACGCGTCATCAGGC
Above is a genomic segment from candidate division WOR-3 bacterium containing:
- a CDS encoding ACT domain-containing protein; the protein is MKSKKNELERLIEGVDYNIHLAKITVCGVTDRPGVAAELFSILGQHGLNVELISTGISSKGHTDISFAVAESDFKTTYKILDKVKEKFGSKEIIVDEDCALITIYGPMLATTPGVAGKIFSLLSERKVNIEMISASLSALNIIVKKQKVMDAVGALSVEFGI